Proteins found in one Microbacterium sp. LWS13-1.2 genomic segment:
- a CDS encoding DUF305 domain-containing protein produces the protein MNTHTRALAVILPLTMGLVVTGCAGAPDTSGGMPGMHHGSASSSASPADVTMADQMFVTMMIPHHEQAMEMAEIVLAKDGLDPRVVAIAERIRAAQGPEIELMENWLDDWGVEHASGGMDHGDGMMSEADMTALRDADGTAAGRLFLEQMIEHHQGAVEMAEAALDAAEDSDVRALAQQIIEDQNAEIAEMQELAATL, from the coding sequence ATGAACACGCACACGCGCGCGCTCGCGGTGATCCTGCCGCTCACGATGGGACTGGTCGTGACCGGCTGCGCCGGAGCGCCCGACACGAGTGGCGGCATGCCGGGCATGCACCACGGGTCAGCGAGCTCGTCGGCGTCGCCGGCCGACGTGACGATGGCCGACCAGATGTTCGTGACGATGATGATCCCGCATCACGAGCAGGCGATGGAGATGGCCGAGATCGTCCTCGCCAAGGACGGGCTCGATCCTCGCGTGGTGGCGATCGCCGAGCGCATCCGCGCCGCACAGGGACCCGAGATCGAGCTCATGGAGAACTGGCTCGACGACTGGGGCGTGGAGCATGCCTCCGGCGGCATGGATCACGGCGACGGCATGATGTCGGAGGCCGATATGACCGCTCTCCGCGACGCCGACGGCACGGCGGCAGGCAGGCTCTTCCTGGAGCAGATGATCGAGCACCATCAGGGTGCCGTCGAGATGGCGGAGGCGGCCCTGGATGCGGCCGAGGATTCCGACGTGCGCGCTCTCGCCCAACAGATCATCGAGGACCAGAACGCGGAGATCGCCGAGATGCAGGAGCTCGCCGCCACACTGTGA
- a CDS encoding ATP-binding cassette domain-containing protein — protein MVRQRDADVAIDCSDLSIARRAGRGGPSQRVVDGVSFRLPHGGILAVMGPTGSGKSSLASVLAGADETGLAVVGGDGLVEGISVRRPGRAHRQLTYYAGHLRQSAGARLPARLTVADVIGEPITSRDRRVSARALAVRVASLLDELMLPLGAAAKYPYELSAGMRQRVALARALVLQPRVLIADEPFANMDVEVRKAAREAVLRRRRELDMAALIVTNERDVVNELDADVLVLRAGHAVAYGHGTKDLLWTPSGEADRRLVSS, from the coding sequence ATGGTTCGCCAACGAGACGCGGATGTCGCGATCGACTGTTCCGACCTTTCGATCGCCCGCCGCGCGGGACGCGGCGGGCCGTCCCAGCGCGTCGTCGACGGCGTGTCGTTCCGCCTGCCTCACGGCGGCATCCTGGCGGTGATGGGACCGACCGGCTCGGGCAAGTCCTCGCTGGCCTCCGTGCTGGCAGGAGCCGACGAGACGGGACTCGCCGTCGTCGGCGGAGACGGTCTCGTCGAGGGCATCTCGGTGCGTCGTCCGGGTCGCGCGCATCGCCAGCTCACGTACTACGCCGGCCACCTCCGGCAGTCGGCCGGCGCACGTCTGCCCGCGCGGCTCACGGTGGCCGACGTGATCGGCGAGCCGATCACCAGCCGCGACCGCCGAGTGAGTGCGCGTGCCCTCGCCGTCAGGGTGGCCTCGCTCCTCGACGAGCTGATGCTGCCGCTCGGAGCCGCCGCCAAATACCCCTACGAGCTCAGCGCCGGCATGCGCCAGCGGGTTGCTCTGGCGCGAGCCCTGGTTCTGCAGCCGCGCGTGCTGATCGCCGATGAGCCGTTCGCGAACATGGACGTCGAGGTGCGGAAGGCGGCCCGCGAGGCGGTGCTGCGTCGCCGCCGCGAGCTCGACATGGCCGCGCTCATCGTCACCAACGAGCGAGACGTCGTGAACGAGCTGGACGCGGACGTCCTGGTGCTGCGGGCAGGGCACGCCGTCGCGTACGGGCACGGCACCAAGGACCTCCTGTGGACTCCCAGCGGAGAGGCCGACAGGCGCCTGGTGAGCTCGTGA